In the Populus trichocarpa isolate Nisqually-1 chromosome 1, P.trichocarpa_v4.1, whole genome shotgun sequence genome, one interval contains:
- the LOC7492001 gene encoding stress response protein NST1 has product MATAASRSLLRTTRRLFCTNATPKNNHQNNHKFLEPDSFIGSWETPKTPKEAEAKLARLRREYAKQVQVLRREYIVEVEALRIEKQRKEEARKEAIRVANEERKKLKAEAAKVRAEERKIEQEEFRKLLLKERAEKLENWRMKEKRQEEKKKVKHELLHRQSSNWIDGRELEKKILEVMVDGTQI; this is encoded by the exons ATGGCCACCGCCGCTTCTCGCTCCTTACTCCGCACGACCCGTCGTTTGTTCTGCACGAACGCCACACCTAAAAACAACCATCAAAATAACCACAAATTTTTAGAACCAGACTCCTTTATTGGAAGCTGGGAGACACCAAAAACCCCAAAAGAAGCAGAGGCAAAACTAGCTAGATTAAGAAGAGAATATGCAAAGCAAGTCCAAGTATTGAGAAGGGAATATATAGTGGAAGTCGAAGCTTTGCGTATAGAGaaacaaaggaaagaagagGCTAGAAAAGAAGCTATTCGAGTTGCTAATGAAgagaggaagaaattgaaagctgAAGCTGCTAAAGTCAGAGCTGAAGAGAGGAAGATTGAACAAGAGGAGTTTCGAAAGCTTCTG TTGAAAGAAAGAGCAGAGAAGCTTGAGAATTGGAGGATGAAAGAAAAGAGgcaggaagagaagaagaaagtgaagcATGAACTCTTACACCGACAAAGTTCAAACTGGATTGATGGCCGTGAATTGGAGAAGAAGATACTGGAAGTCATGGTTGACGGCACACAAATTTGA
- the LOC7495849 gene encoding alkaline ceramidase yields MAEAISSFWGPVTSAEWCEKNYVYSSYIAEFFNTVSIIPGILLALIGLINALRQRFEKRFSVLHISNMILAIGSMLYHATLQRMQQQGDETPMVWEMLLYFYILYSPDWHYRSVMPTFLFLYGAAFAIFHALVRFEIGFKVHYVILCLLCVPRMYKYYIYTKDASAKRLAKLYLATITTGSLCWLFDRLFCNNISQWYFNPQGHALWHVLMGFNSYFANTFLMFWRAQQLGWNPKVAHFMGFFPYVKIQKPKTQ; encoded by the exons ATGGCTGAAGCAATATCGAGCTTTTGGGGACCTGTAACATCTGCAGAGTggtgtgaaaaaaattatgtctatTCATCTTATATTGCTGAATTTTTCAACACCGTTTCAATTATCCCAGGCATTCTCTTGGCACTCATCGGCCTTATAAATGCTTTAAGACAACGGTTTGAGAAGAGGTTTAGCGTACTTCACATATCTAATATGATACTTGCCATTGGAAGTATGTTATACCATGCCACTCTGCAACGCAT GCAGCAGCAAGGTGATGAAACACCCATGGTTTGGGAAATGCTTTTGTATTTCTACATCCTCTACTCACCAGATTGGCACTACCGAAGTGTGATGCCCACCTTCTTGTTCCTTTATGGAGCTGCATTTGCAATTTTCCATGCACTGGTCCGTTTTGAAATTGGTTTCAAGGTACATTATGTGATTCTTTGCCTTCTCTGTGTTCCCCGGATGTACAAATACTACATCTACACAAAAGATGCATCTGCAAAGCGGCTTGCAAAACTATATTTGGCTACCATAACCACAGGAAGTCTTTGTTGGCTTTTTGATCGCTTGTTCTGCAACAACATTTCTCAGTGGTACTTCAACCCCCAGGGGCATGCTTTATGGCATGTATTGATGGGGTTCAATTCATATTTTGCAAACACATTCCTGATGTTTTGGCGTGCTCAGCAGTTGGGTTGGAATCCAAAAGTTGCCCATTTCATGGGGTTTTTCCCATATgtgaaaattcaaaaaccaaagaCCCAGTGA